The sequence ATGATGGACACCGTGGTGATCGGGTTCTGGTTCAGGCTGGTCGCGAAGTTCGTCAGCACCGGCGCAAAGTTGGACTTGATGGCCGAGCGGCCCACGTCGAACGACACATCGCTCGGAATGTCCAGCTTCAGGCGGTTGTCCTGGGTCTGGCTGACGGCGACGCCGGTGCCGGCCGTGGCCCGTTCCATGGCGATTTTCTGGTCCTGCATTTTCTTCGACCAGATGTAGCCGCCGCCAGCGCCCAGCGCGCCGCCCAGCACCGCACCGGTCGCTGCGCCCTTGGAGCCGTTGGTCGCCGCGCCCAGAACCGCGCCTGCCAGCGCGCCGATGCCCGCGCCCTTGGCCGTGCCCTGCTGGGTTTCGCTCATGTTGGCACAGCCCGACAGGCCGGCCATCGCCAGTGCGGCACAGGTGACAGTGGTGATGAATACTTTTCTCATGGAAGACTCCTCAAATGATGGATTTTGTTTGAAAAGCGCATTAGAGCGCCTGCAGGTGAATACTAAACATTTCATTCGTATGAAGTTGTAAGACAAAAGCGCCAGTTGAATGCTGGCGCACGCTGTATTTGCTGCCTTTAAACTAGCGTTTTTTTGAAACTTGCCGGCATGAGCCCATGGC comes from Polaromonas naphthalenivorans CJ2 and encodes:
- a CDS encoding OmpA family protein is translated as MRKVFITTVTCAALAMAGLSGCANMSETQQGTAKGAGIGALAGAVLGAATNGSKGAATGAVLGGALGAGGGYIWSKKMQDQKIAMERATAGTGVAVSQTQDNRLKLDIPSDVSFDVGRSAIKSNFAPVLTNFATSLNQNPITTVSIIGHTDSTGSDSVNNPLSVDRANAARDYLVGRGVAAQRIATDGRGSREPIADNSSAQGRAKNRRVEIYVAEPAPR